TAACTCTTTGAGCAAATCCATTGCACCATAAATTTTTTCTTGCGATTTAGTTTTAGCAGATCCCCTCGTAGAATAGCTGATAAATGCTACTCTTGGAACTAAACCTAAAACCTTATTACCCATTTCCGAAGCCGCCAAAGCAATATAAGCTAACTGGCGTGAATTTGGATCAGGGATTATCCCGCAATCAGCATAGATAAATGTTCCACTGTCGCCATAAATGCAATTAGGGACTGCCATAACAAAACAACTTGTCACAAGAGTTATTCGCTCGTCTATTCCAAGACAACGGATACAAGCTCTTGCCATATCAGCGGTGGTATGAGCTGCGCCTCCTACAATCCCGTCAACTTTTCCCTCTTTTGTCATCATCGCGGCATAATAAAGGGTATCTTCAAATAACTCCCTTACAGCGTCAATAGAAATATCCTTGCCTTTATGAATCTCAAAATACTCATTAATATATCTTTCTTTTTCCTTAGGATCAATTTTATCCTTAGTAAGTAAAAGAGGTTTTACGATCTTTTCTTTCTCAAGAATTGATGCTGCCTCCACTACTCGCTCATCATAATACTCCGGGAGAACAATCGTTTTTCCCGACTGGCTTGCCTTTTGCCTGATCTTAGCAATAGTATCCATATCAAATCCCCTTTAAAATTTTGTCTAAATCAACTCTCTCTTTGATTAATTTAATTACCGCGTTAATTTTATCCTTATCTTTCGGCCTGATCTTAACAGTCAAATCGTGAATTGTTGTAGCAACATCATACGTATCTTGTTTAGCTAATAAAACAGGAATCTGGGCTTTTTGTAATAATCCCATTATCGGCTGCTCCGGAGTAATCCCTCCGGATAAAACCATTCCGCAGGCTTTAAGCCTTTGAGAATTACCCTCTTTAAAAGTACTTATAACAGCCATAATCATGTCTTCCCTGTCACCCGGAGTAATCATCAAGCTATCATCAACGATATATTTCACTGCGTCACGAGGCTCCATTGCCCCGACAATTACCTGTGAAACAGACTGGTCAAGATATTCCTTGCCGCATAAAATCTCAAAGTCAGTTTCATCTAATATCTGCTCAAGAGTCGGACGGGCAAGCATAGGTTCATAAGGGACAACTCCCAAGACATTAATCCCTTTTCTCTCAAGCCCCTTTCTTACAATGCGGTCAATTTTATCAAGTTTATCGGGAAGGACTTTATTTATAATTACTCCCAGAACCTTGACGCCCTCTTTTTCAAAAAGCGCTTTATTTAAAACTATTTCGTCTATCGGCCTTCCCACTCCTCCGGAAGAAATTATAATTACTTTTGACCCAAGATGTTTTGCTACAGCAGCATTGGAATGGTCAAATACGGAACCAACTCCCGCATGCCCGGTTCCTTCAATAATAACCAAATCCTGTTTCTTGGATACCCTACGGAAAGCATCTTTGATTTTTCTAGTAATCAGGTTTTTATCAGGATGGGCGATATACTTTTCCGTAAAACCCTTCTCAACAGCAATCGGGCTCATATCTTTAAGCCCACATTTTATGCCGCAGACATCCTCAATAAGTATTGAATCTTCGTCTATCTTTAAACCTTCTTCTTCAAGATAGCGTTGTCCTATCGGCTTTATGAAACCTACTTTTTTAAACCTGTTTTTAAAATTAAAGATCAGGCCTAAAGAAAGCGTTGTCTTGCCGTCATTCTGCTTGGTCGCGGCAATAAATACTCTTTTCATCTATTGAGATTTTCTTCTATTTTACGCTTAAGCTGCGTTTTATTAACAGCTCCCACCGATTGATCCATTATCTTCCCATCTTTGAAGATTATGATAGTTGGGATGGACATTACGCCGTATTGATTTGCAATTTTTGAATTGTTATCAATATCAATTTTACCAAATTTCATCTTACCCGTATACTCTTTAGACAATTCCTCAACAATAGGAGCGATCATCTTACAAGGCCCGCACCATGGCGCCCAAAAATCAACTAATACAGGTAAATCCGAATCCAAGACTTCTTTTTTAAAATTTGCATCCGTCAATTGATGTAAGTTCATTTTATTTCTCTTTTGTTCAAAAGGTTTATAAAATTTACGGCAGGATAGGGTTATAAATTATCACAGATTAGGCTCAAAAGCAAGAACATTTTAGAAGCTGACGAGGATTATACTCGCATAATGATAGCTTTTGCTTTATGGTTTTCGCTTCCGTGCGCTTAAAGATTTTTGCCGTGCGCTGCGGTTTACCACGTCGCTTCGGCTTAGCGTTCTCTTGGGAGCCGTCCTTCGCTCCTCGTAAATCATTGCGCACTAATGTTAATAGCTGTGCCAAAAATCTTCTAATGCGCCTCAAATCAAAATACTAAAATTAAACGAGCGATAAATAAGACAAAACAGTCTGCTAACTTAATAGAAAAGGGGACGGTTCTAATTTAAGTGCTCAGCGGATGCCTTGGCTTGGTTCGCAGCAGGGCTTCCGGAAATTCGAGCGGGCATGGTTGCCCCGCTAAATAAATGTAGGCAGAGCGAGAATTTTCGAGAGTGAGCCAACCACGCTGGGGTTGGCGAACGTCCCTGCGAGAAACAAGACAAGGCAGGTGCTAACTTAGGACTTATCTTTAAGGCAAGCTGAAAAATATCCTCCAGTAAGGCCATCAAGCGTTGCGGTCAATTCTCTGATTTTTACTTCTTTTTCAAAAAGCTTTCCGCTATCTTCTATCTTTAGATTATCCAATTCAGCTTTTAAACGCAATCGTTCAAAATAAGTTTTATTAACCTCATCTAAAATGTCATTCCTTAGCTGGACGCTGAGGCGAGAACGGGTATCAATAGAAGTTTGTGCTTCACTCCAGATAATTTCGCTTAAATCCCAAGATAACGCCACATCCCAGCCTATAGTTGTTTTTCCGCGCATCAAAACATCATCACAAACTTTAGTACTTGACCCCGTTTCCCAATGCCAAAGGTCAGAAGTATCATTATTTACCCCTGCGCTAACTTTAGGCAAAAAAGCTTTCTTAGCTGCCAACCTTCTCCACTCTTTAATCTTTTCAGGATTCACTTCTGCATACTTTACTGCAGCTTGCTGGACATCGGAGACCTTCGGCTCATCCTGGATGTATGTCGCAAGCCTAGAATTGATAACTTCTTGTTTGGCAAAAGTTGCTGTGTAAATTTTAAAAACTCCGTTATTTCCCCCTATATATAAATTTTTTAACTTATCAAAAGCAAGGCACCTAACATCGTTTACTTCGTAGCATACCGATAATTCCCACCAACGGTTATCTTTATACAAGAAAACTCCGGATTTAGTTGCTGCACATAAACCCAAATCCTGAAGAAATATCGTATTCCTGACATTTTTATCAAGTAACCCATACTCACTCAATGCATCCCAAGTATCTCCCGAATCAATGCTCCGGTAAACTCCTTTCTTACAACTAAAATAAATTTCATTACCATTGCCAGGATTAATGCTTAAACTTTCAAATTGAGACGATTGCTCCCGCGCCTCATCTTCACTTTCTATTTCGTTAATAGAGCTACCCTCATTTTCACTATCGGATAAAACGCTACAATCAAAGATCTTTTCCCACAAATTTTTAGCTTTAGACAACCGGAATAACCCT
This sequence is a window from Candidatus Omnitrophota bacterium. Protein-coding genes within it:
- a CDS encoding phosphotransacetylase codes for the protein MDTIAKIRQKASQSGKTIVLPEYYDERVVEAASILEKEKIVKPLLLTKDKIDPKEKERYINEYFEIHKGKDISIDAVRELFEDTLYYAAMMTKEGKVDGIVGGAAHTTADMARACIRCLGIDERITLVTSCFVMAVPNCIYGDSGTFIYADCGIIPDPNSRQLAYIALAASEMGNKVLGLVPRVAFISYSTRGSAKTKSQEKIYGAMDLLKELAPNMLVDGEIQVDAAIVPEVAKIKYPESPLGGNANILIFPNLEAGNISYKLTQRLANARALGPLLLGLNKPASDLSRGCLVEDVVDCAAVTAIRAV
- a CDS encoding AAA family ATPase: MKRVFIAATKQNDGKTTLSLGLIFNFKNRFKKVGFIKPIGQRYLEEEGLKIDEDSILIEDVCGIKCGLKDMSPIAVEKGFTEKYIAHPDKNLITRKIKDAFRRVSKKQDLVIIEGTGHAGVGSVFDHSNAAVAKHLGSKVIIISSGGVGRPIDEIVLNKALFEKEGVKVLGVIINKVLPDKLDKIDRIVRKGLERKGINVLGVVPYEPMLARPTLEQILDETDFEILCGKEYLDQSVSQVIVGAMEPRDAVKYIVDDSLMITPGDREDMIMAVISTFKEGNSQRLKACGMVLSGGITPEQPIMGLLQKAQIPVLLAKQDTYDVATTIHDLTVKIRPKDKDKINAVIKLIKERVDLDKILKGI
- the trxA gene encoding thioredoxin, with translation MNLHQLTDANFKKEVLDSDLPVLVDFWAPWCGPCKMIAPIVEELSKEYTGKMKFGKIDIDNNSKIANQYGVMSIPTIIIFKDGKIMDQSVGAVNKTQLKRKIEENLNR